The DNA segment GTCCCGGCCCAAAGTGCGCGTTGCGTGGTCAGCGGTCTGGCGTGGAGCAACATGTCCCCATCCCATCAACAGCGCATCTTGGACGCGCTCTACGACGCGCTGGCGCCTGGCGGCGAATTCGTCGGCTTCGCCTACAGCGCGTTTCGCTACTATCCAACCACGGTCTGCTTCCGCCGCCTGCTCCGCAAACGGTTCGCCACCTTTGAAACCATCCCCACCATCTGGCGAAATTTGCCTCCCGCTTACGTGTATCGGTGCCGTAAACTGGGTTGAATATGAAACTGATGGGTATTGGCGATGAGGCGGGCGCGAGCCTGGTCACGCAACTTGAAGCCACGCAAGAACTGGGTTGGAAATTCATTGAATTGCGCACTGTGGAAGTCGCGGGGCATCCCAAGGCCAACTTGCACGATCTCTCGGACACCGCGTTCGAGGCGGCGGTGCAATTGATCGAGCCGTCCGGCATTCAGGTGTACTGCTTCGGTTCCACCGTGATGAACTGGGCAAAGCAATTGGCGGATCCATTCGACCTCACCCTCGCCGAAGTGCAACGCTGCATCCCGCGCATGAAACGCCTGGGCGCCAAGTTCGTTCGCATCATGAGCTTCAAACCGGCGGATACGGATTATCGCATTCCGACCGAGGCCTTGCGTCGGGTTAAAGACGTGACGAACCGCTTCCTGGATGCGGGCCTGCAACCGGTGCATGAAAACTGCATGAACTACGGCGGCATGAGCTGGCAGCACACGCTCGAATTGCTCGACCAATGCCCCGGACTGAAACTCGTCTTCGACACCGCCAACCCGGTGTTCAATCCCGATCGCAGCCGCCCGCGACCCTGGCCGCGCCAGGACGCCTGGGAATTTTGGACCCACGTCCGCGATCACGTCGTTCACATCCACATCAAGGATGCGAGCTACGATCCCGGAACCCACACCGAAACCTACCATTGGCCGGGGGCAGGCCAGGGTTACGTCCGGGAAATTTTGGCGGACGCCAAACAACGCGGTTACACTGGCGGTCTGAGCATCGAACCGCACATGGTCACGGTGTTTCACGATCCGCAAGCCGCCGCGAACGTGCCCGCAGATGCCGCGCGAAAAAACTTCGTCGCGTATGGGCAACGTCTGCAAGCGCTGCGACCCTGACTCCCTCGCGTCAACATGACCATTCCGTTGTTGCAGACTCACTTTGCCGTCGCGGTCAGCGCGCTTTCCGGAGTGCTGGCCGCCAGCGGAAAACGGGTGGACCTGTTCGGCGTGCTCGTGCTGGGTCTGGTGACGGCACTGGGCGGCGGCACGATTCGCGATTTGATTTTAGACCGTCCGGTATTCTGGCTTTCCGGCACGGAATACGTGCTCAACGCGGCCGGCACTTCCACCCTGGCCTTCTTCGTGATCCGCTTCGCCAATGTTCCTCAACTGGGATTGGTCGTGGCCGACGCATTCGGCCTGGCGCTCTTCACCATTCTGGGCGCGGCAATTGCCCTGCAAGCCGGGACCGGCGCCACCAACGCGGTTGTCCTGGGCGTCATTACCGGTGTTGCCGGTGGAATTTTGCGGGATGTGCTGGTGGGCGAAATTCCGCTCGTGATGCGCACCGGCATCTACCTCTACGCCACCGCTTCCGTCGTCGGCGCGACGGCGTACGTCATCTTGGAAGCTTACCACAGCGGCAACCATTTGAATCGCGCCATCGGCATCGGCACCACACTGGCCATCCGCCTGCTTTCCATTCGCTGGAAAGTGTCACTGCCCGAATTCCCCAAATAAATTGCCAGCGCACCTTGGCAGACCGGCAACAACCGATCGTGGCAGTTGCCTTCTCACCATCAGCGGAAACATTGGCGTTACTTCGGAATACGACTGCCTCCAGTCGCAGCAATTGTCGAATTGCCAGATAATCTCGATGGAAAGGCAAGGCAATGATTGGCAGAGGAAGTGGGCATTGAGGGGACACCGCCGTCCTCGGCGGTCGTCGTTCGCGGCGCGCGGACGACATGCTGGCTAAAGTTAAAGGCCACCGAGGCTCAGAGGCTCAGAGGGGAGGACGAATTACGAGGGATGATTGTTGCTGAATCTTGGTGCGAAGCAGTTGGAGTTCAAACGCGGGACGCAAACCTATCGTCCCCCGCCGCCAATCAAAAATTTGGTCCGGTAAATCCGGTTCATCCGGTCAAAATCAGGCCCGCCCTACCAATGCGTTCGTATCACCGTTGTGCCGGGAGGGACGACTTCCATGTCGTCCCCAACTCATCAGGGACGCGGTGGAACACGTCCCCTCCCAAGGATATAAAACCGGATTGCGTTCGCCTACCCGCCCAGATACGCGCTGCGGACCTGCGGATCCGCGCGCAGCGTGGCGGAATCGGCTTGCAGAATAATTTTCCCGGTTTCCAGCACGTAACCGTAGTGAGAAATTTCCAGCGCCAGATTGGCGTTTTGTTCGACCAGCAGAATGGTCAAACCGTGCTCCCGGTTGATCTCGACGATTTTCTCGAAAATGGTTTTCACCAACAGCGGCGCAATGCCCAGCGACGGTTCATCCATCATCAAAAACCGGGGTTTGCTCATCAGCGCGCGCCCAATCGCCAGCATTTGTTGCTCGCCGCCGGACAACGTGCCGGCCGCCTGTTTCAACCGCTCCTCCAGCCGTGGAAAAATTTTGAAAACCTGTTCCAGATCCTGTCGGATGCCGATTTTGTCGCGGCGCAAATAGGCTCCCAAAAGCAAATTTTCGTGAACCGTCAGGTTGGCGAACACCATCCGCCCTTCCGGCACATGCGACAAGCCAAGCTTCACGATCTGGTGCGCGGGCAAACCGGCAATGTTTTTGCCTTGGAACAAAATCTCGCCCCGCCACGGCTTTACCAATCCGGAAATGGCGCGCAGCGTGGTGCTCTTTCCCGCACCGTTCGCGCCGATCAACGTCACAATGCGTCCGGTCTCAACCGAAAGTGAAATGTCATGCAACGCCTGGATCGCGCCGTAGCTCACATCGAGATTTTTGATCTCAAGCATGTTTGACGGCCTCCTCACCCAAATAGGCTTCGACGACACGCGCGTTGGCGCGTACCTCGGCGGGCGTGCCTTCGGCGATTTTCACGCCGTAATCCAGCACCACAATACGCTCGCAAATGCCCATCACCACCCGCATGTCGTGTTCGACCAGCAAAACCGCGATTTGAAATTTCTCCTTGATGAAGCGGATCAGTTCGGTCAGCTCGGATTTTTCAGTCGGGTTCATACCTGCCGCCGGTTCATCCAGTAGGAGCAAGCGGGGTTGCGTGGCCAGGGCGCGGACAATTTCCAGACGCCGCTGGTCGCCGTAAGGCAGACCGCGCGCCGGTTCATGGCGCAACTGGTCCAGATGAAAAATCGCCAGCAACTCCATCACCTGCTGTTCCACGTCTGCTTCGGCGCGACGAAATTTACCGCCGCGAATCAGTGCGTCGCGAATACCGTGCGCGCGATGCACCTGGACGGCAGTGCGCACGTTATCGAACACCGTCATGCTGGCGAAAAGGCGGATGTTCTGAAACGTTCGCGCAATCCCGCGCCGCACGAGCTGGTGCGGTTTCAATTTCGCCGTGGGCCGGCCATCGAAATGAATCGCCCCACTGGTGGGTTGATAGACTCCGGTAATGAGGTTGAACAAGGTCGTCTTCCCCGCGCCGTTGGGGCCGATCAAGCCGACCAGTTCCCGCGGCCCCACGTGCAAATCCACCTCCGACACGGCCGTCAAGCCACCGAAGCGGATGGTGACTTGATTGAGTTGAAGGAGCTGGGACATGAATTAAAAGCGCGACGTTAAACGGGTTTAGGGGCGGCGACTGAATTGGCGTTGGAATTTCTCATTTGGAATTTCTTACTTTGAACCCAAAAGTGAACAACCCTTGCGGCCGGGTGATCATGATGATGATGATGAGCAGCGCATAGAGAATCATCCGGTAATCAGAAAATTCGCGCAGATACTCGGGCAACAAGGTCAGCAAAATCGCGGCGATGATCACGCCAACGGTGCGCCCCATCCCGCCTAAAATCACCATGACCACGATGTCAATGGACTTCATGAAATCGAAGCCGGTGGGGGACAGAAACGATTTGTGATGCGCATAGAGTCCGCCCGCGATCCCGGCAAAAAACGCGCCGATGACGAAGGCGGTCACTTTGTAGCGGACGGGATTGACGCCGCTGGCGCTGGCGGCAATTTCGTCGTCGTTCACGGCAATGAAACCGCGACCGTAGGTTGAGTTGACCAGACACGTAACCACAAAAACACAGATGGCCGCGCTGCCCCACGCCCAGCCAAAATTGGTCCAGTTCGGAATGCCGGTCAGTCCGGTGGCCGCGCCGAAGGTTTCGGAGGTTTGGAAAATAACGCGGATGATTTCACCAAAACCCAGCGTGACGATGGCAAGGTAATCGCCATACAACCGCAACGTCGGCACCCCCACCGCCAGTCCGGTCAGCGCCGCAACCGAACCGCCCAAGAGTAATCCCGCCCCGAAGATCAATGGCTGCGCCCAAGGCGGCAGGGCTGGCGACAACATTAAACTGAACTTGGCCGCGATGTATCCGCCCACGGCCATGAAACCCGCGTGGCCCAGACTGAACTGGCCGGTGTGTCCGTTGATCAAATTCAAACTGACCGCCAGGATGATGTTGATGCCCACATCAATCGTCACCCCGAGGTAATAGCGATTAAAGTAAGCCGAGAAAAAAGAAACCACCACGGCGGCCAGCAGCGCGAGTAGCAGATATCTTTTCGCGCCTGATTTCATGCCGTCGCCGTTATGCTGCCCCACCACTGAACTGTGCGACCGAGCCTCGTCTCATTACGCACGCGGTGAAATGTTGGATTGGGTCGCATCGCCTTACACTTTTTCCACCTGCGGTTTGCTGAGCAGTCCGGTGGGGCGGAAGATCAGCACCACGATCAAAATGGTGAACGCGATGCCGTCGCGGTAATTGGATAACCCCGGAATCCCGCCCGCAAACGTTTCGATCACGCCAATCAAAATGCCGCCCAACGCGGCTCCCGGCAGATTGCCGATCCCGCCCACCACGGCGGCCACGAACGCTTTCAATCCGGTCTGCACACCCATGAGCGGATCAATGCTTGAATAGCTCATGGCAAATAAAATTCCGCCCGCCGCCGCCAACGCCGAGCCCAATCCGAACGTGAACGAAATGATGGAGTTGATGTTGACGCCCATCAGCGCCGCGGCTTGTTCGTTGAAGGAAACCGCCCGCATGGCCGTGCCCATGCGCGTTTTTTGCACGATGAAACGAAGCATGATCAGCAATAAGATCGTGGTGACAAACACAATGACCTGCGTGGAGCTGATGACGAGTTGATCCACGTTCCAGGTCGTCACCGGAATCAAGTCGGGAAACTTGCGCGGCGCGGCGCCGAACACCAATCGGTGCTGGCAGGTGTATTCGATGAACAGCGACACGCCGATGGCCGTGATGAGCACGGTCAATTTGGGACGATTGCGCAGCGGGCGGTACGCCAGCATTTCAATCAAGATTCCGAGTCCGGCGCAAATAGCCATGGCCAGCAGCAGCACCACGATGCCGCCGAGATAGGATTGCGGCGGAAAGAAACGTTGGACCACCGGCGTGAGAAACAAACCCGCAAACGCGCCCAGCATGAACACATCGCCGTGGGCGAAATTAATGAACCGCAGAATGCCGTACACCATCGTGTAGCCCAGCGCAATGAGGGCGTAAATGGCGCCCAACGCCAGACCATTGATGAGTTGCTGGAGAAATTCCGTCATTTCGCGTCGGTCAAAGTCCGGCGCAAGAATGGCTTACGGCTCAATCGTTTCCAAGTATTTGTATTTGCCGTCCTGGATGGTCAGAATCACGGCGGACTTCGAGGCGTCGCGTTGCGCGTTGATGGTGATGGTGCCGGTCACCGCCTTGAAATCCCTGGTGGCGGCGAGCGCGTCCCGCACTTTGGCGCCATCCGTCGAACCGGCCCGCTTGATGGCGTCCACCAGAACCAGCGCCGAATCATAACCACACGCCGCCAGCGCATCGGGCCGCTTGCCCTTCCAGCGCTGCTGATAATTCGCCACGAACGCCTTGCTCATTTCGCTCCCCACCTCGGCGCTGTAATGCGTGGAAAAATAATCGCCCTCCACGGCTTCCTTGCCGATCTCGGTGAGTTTTTCCGATTCCCAACCGTCGCCGCCCAGCAGCGGCACGTTCAACCCGAGTTGCTTGGCCTGAATGGCAATCAGCGCCGCGTCCGTGTAATAGCCCGGCACAAAAACCGCCTCGGGATTGGCCGCTTTGATCGCCGTCAATTGCCCTTTGAAATCCTTGTCGCCACCGTTGAAATCCAGTTCCGCCACGACCTGTCCGCCGTTCTTGAGGAATTGATCCTTGAAAAATTTTGCCAGCCCCTTGCTGTAATCGCTCTTCACGTCGGTGAAAATGGCCACGCGCGTCGCGTGCAACGTCCGCGTGGCGAAGTTGGCCATCACCGTGCCTTGGAACGGATCAATGAAACACACGCGGAAAATGTAATCGCCCACCTCCGTCACCTTGGGATTGGTGGAGGAAGGCGAGACCATCGGAATTTTGTTCTGCTGGCAAATGGGCGCGGCTTCCAGCGAACGACTCGATGCGACCTCGCCCAAAACACCAACCACGCCATCGCGCGAAATCAGCTTGTTGACCACCGTCGCCGGCTCCCCCGCCTTGGATTGTGTGTCCTCGGTCAACAATTCGATTTGCTTGCCCAGCACGCCGCCCGCCGCGTTGATTTCCTCGATGGCCAGCACGGTGCCTTCGTGCGACGACTGACCAAACGTCGCCTCTTTGCCCGTCAGGGACGCGAACTCGCCAATTTTGATCACATCCCCTTTGCCACCGCCGGACGGATTACAACCGGTGATCAAAAATAGCAACACCGGCGTCAAGGCCAGCGACCCCAGCCACAGATTCAAAGCTCGTTTCATATTAAATTTTCTGGTTGGCAGCAGCTTTTGCGCAGCGCTACTCCCGTCGGGACGACCTGCTCACCTTAGATAAAACGCGCGGCCCATTCAACTCTCAATGCACACCCGTCAACGCCCGCAACCCGTCTGGCCAAAATTTTGGAGAGCCAACCCCGAAATCGCGCTGGCGTTCCAACCCACGCTGACGCTGCGACCCGCCACGAAGAAATCACTGGCGGTGCGGGCTTGCTTCGCCGCCCAGAAACCCATCCCAATCGTTACGACGACCGTGATGGCGCTGAAGGCGAGGATGTAATAGTCAATGTTCATGATGGTTTTGCCACAGAGTCACAGAGGTGCAGAGTATAAAAGCCAAAGCGAATTCTTCATCTCCGTGGCTCAGTGTCTCTGTGGCTGACTTCTTTCACTTCCTCCTCCTCCAACGCAATTGAGCGGCGGATGAAATAAAACGAAATGATCCACACGGCGGGAAAGAAACCGATGCCCAACAAAAACCAGCTCAAGGTAAAACCCAGGATGCGGGTGGCCATCAATTCCGGCGCCAGATAATTCGCCAGCGGCATTCCCAACACGACCAGCAGGAACGCGAGGGCGCAGGTGATGGAGAGTTTGAGTTGTTTGCGCATCAGCGAACGCAAAAATGCTTCGCCATGCACTTCGGATGTTTTTTCCGGAACCTGGGTTTGCATGAGCCGGAAAGGTTTTAACGAAGCCGCACTTCAATTCCGAGCGGTACTCTTCGCTTGATTGAAAAAGAAATGGTTCAATCGCGTTCCTCGACGCCCTGGGGAGAAGTGCTTATCATGCCGTCATGAGCAGACCGCGGCCTGAAGCACCTCAGCTGCACGCGACGCACGTCGCGCATAAGAATCAGATGAATCCGCGACGTCACCACCGCATTTCAATGGGTGACACGGGGAGACAGCCATTTCAGCCTCCAACGGCTTCCAGCGCAAACGCCAGCACGGAGGCGGGGGATTTACCGGATGAATGTGGTGCTCGCTCGATCCGCCGATCCAGTTCCGCCGGCAAAGCCTTAAATTTCACCGAACACAATGGTCCCGGCGGCGCAAGAGGAGTCCCAAACCGCCCAACGCCAACAGTGCCAGCGAACCAGGTTCAGGAATAGGATTTGCACCTCCGAAAATCATATCGGGAAGTGTGAGTCCGACGAACCGCTCATCACTTGCGTACAGGAAAGTGATATTGAGAGGATCATTAGCACTACCAGTCAGGTTGGCGCCAAACCAATCACCCGCCGTGGAGCCGGTAGAGTCCCCAATGCGCCCCACATAAAATGCTCCCGCTGTAGTGGGCGGCGCCCCCGGAACGTCAATGATGTTACCATAAGTGCTTTGCCCCAGATAATTACCGTCAGGAAACGCGGCACGGAAGGTAATGGCGCCATAGGACCAATCGCCAGCAGCAGCACTAGCCCCATCCATGATCCCAATGGAATCCACCACAACCCAGTCAGCGGGCAAATCCAGAAGCCCATCGTTATCCGTGTCAAGATCGGTGGTGAGTGTGGGAGCGCTGCCGCTACCAATGTTGATCAACATGATGGTGCTGGCCGAATTTTCCCAATCCACCTGGGTGCCGTCGCCGCTGTGCCCCACGGTACTCGCGCCGGTCAAACCCCAGCCCTGTCCCGCCGTGTTTTGCAACACAGTCGCTCCCGGTGCAGTGGAGGTGTACTGACTGTTATTCTGCCGTGCAAAAAGAAACCCGTTGTCACCCAGTGAAAACGAGCCCAAGTCAAAAAACTGATTGATGTCTCCAGCCGCCGCCCCCTGTCCTTCGAGACTCAGCAGATAATAACCGGCCAAGGACATGTTCGGCGTTCCACGTAATTCGAAGTACTCGTTTCCGGTAGTGGCGCTGCTGTCGGACCCGTTAGGATTCGTCAATACTTCGTTGATCCAAACTTGCTGTGCGCTGGCGAAATTTACAACCAGTGACAGAGTGGCGATGGAACTAAGAATTCGTTTCATAGGTTTCTGCTTTCTGTTGCGAACTCTTCTATTAAAAACAACCCGGCTCGACAAGAAAATATTAAAAAATCGAGCGTGCCAACTTGTTTGAGCTGATCCCGATAAAACCAAGGTGCTTAAACAAGCAATCCGGGAGCGCAAGAGATAGACTGATGGTTGGCAAGATACCACGTATCCGGTGCGGATCAAGGTTCGGGCAGGGCTTCGGCCAGTTTGATGTAGTCAGGGTCGTTGGCCGTGGTGGGGCTGGGATTCAAGGGATTAACGGTGGAGGAAGTGCGCTGGGTGCGGGAATCATCCGCGCCGTATTGCTGGTTCAAGCGGATCAAGTTGGGACCGCGCCAACGCCAGATTTCCGCGTGCCCGTCCAGAAATGAAAAGGTCGCGCCGAGGTTATGTCGGGCGGTGGGCGGATTCCAAAATTGCGCCGGCCCCGCCAGGGATTCCACGCCAATCGCGCCGTTATCAATGCTGATCTGATTCTCCTCCGCAAAATCAAACACGCTGGCCGAGCGCCGCACTTCCGTCACCTTTTTGGCGACGCGCGTGTACGCGTTGTTCTTGCCCGCGTTGCAATTCAACTGCACCGAAATGGCGTAGCTGCGATTGTGCGGCTCCAGCTTTCCGCCAAGGCCGCGCAAAAACGCCCGGCTCGCGGGGCAACGGTAAATGCCCGTGCTTTTGTTATACGGAAAGAGCACGCCGGTGCGAATGGTTTCGAGGTAAGTGGGCGACCATTCCTGAACATTGCCTTGAATCCAGGCGTCCGCACCCGCCGCCGTTCCCGCAATGCCGGAAGCGCCGCCGGTGTCGTTGTTGATGAGCCGGTCCTGGTTATCGTCCGAATACATGTGAACCGCGAGCTGCAATTGCTTGACGTTGTTGAGGCAATTGGCCGCCTGCGCCTTGGCCTTGGCCCGGGACAAGGCGGGCAACAACATGGCCGCGAGAATGGCGATGATGGCAATCACCACCAGCAGCTCAATCAACGTGAAGCCCGCCGGGCGCGGACGCGACAACTTCGAGATGCGGACCAGATTCATTTCGGGAGGGTGGCGGCTTACTGGCCGGACACGCGGTAAAAGCGGCTGGAGTCCGAAATGGTGTTGGTAAAGGACGTCGTCGCTCCAGTCGCGATGATCGGCGCGCCCAGATTGCTCCATCCCTCGGTGAGCGTGGCCCGCGATTGAACCTGATAGGTCCGGTTCGCGACGCTCGACCAGGTAAGCACCACGGCCTGGCCACTGGCCCCGATGCTGGTGATGGCAAAGGCGCCCAGTTGCGGTTGGTAATTGGGATCAATGTGAAACGCCTTGAGACCATTGTTGGTATCGAGCGCAAACAGATAGTTTCCGCCAAAGGCGGTGGTGCCCACCCCGCCCAGCGTGATATTGGCGTTACGGGTGGCAAAGACTTCCTGATCGCGGAGAATCGGGCCGGCGTTCAAATCGGCCACCGCGTAAAGTTGCACGTTCGGCGAAAGGTCCGTTGCCAATCCGGCCAGGAATTTTTGATCCGCGCTCACGTTGATGCCACGGAAATTTCCCGGCGTGGGATTCAGGTAGGAATACAGCACCGTCCCCTGCCCCGTCTCCCAGTCGAACTGAATCAAATACGTCGGCGTTTGCGGTCCTTTCGCCCAGAACGTATTGGTACCAGGACCGAACGCCAGCCCCCATTGACCAAAGGCGCTGGCCACGCCCGTCACGGTAATCGCCAACGGCGGCACTTCATACTGAAAATCCATTCCGGAAGCGGTGCGCAACAGCGCCACGCTGGTGCCGGCGCGCGGCGCCACTAAAATCTGCGTGTCCGGCCCCGAACCCCGCACCGCCATGGCATCGCCCCAGCCCAGGTCAGGTTCAACCGCCGCCAAGGGATCTCCGCTAAATACAAGCGTCCGGGTTGCCGCCGCTGTGTCATCACTCCAACGGTAGAGGTCAAAGGGAGTGGTTGATGGTTTCACCGTAACGCTGCCACCATAGACTGCGCCATCAGCCGCAACGCCGACGATATTCAATCCCAGGCTCACACCACCCACCGTACCCGGGATTCCTGCGGTATCGAGGAAATGCTTCTCCGCGCCAGTTTGCGCATCCAATACGACAAGCGCCGGATCCGCGGGCAAGCGACTGACGAGGAGCAGACTATCGCTAATGGGATTGTAAGCCAGACCTCGCTCCGTGGCGGTGGCCGCACCCAAATAACTCCGCGATCCGGGTTCGAGATTCCAGAGGTTCGTCATCTGGGCGGTGTTGAAGGTCGGTGACACCGTAAGAATTCCCGCATAGCTGGTCGCCGTACCAAGCTCATTACTGACGAACAAATTATAGGCACCCGCGTCGGCCAGCGTGACATTGCGGATAACCAAAGTATCGGTGTCGGCGCCACTGATGCGACCGTCATTGACCAAATCAATGCCATCACGCCGCCACTGATAATTAAGCGGGGCCGCCGAACTGGCTTGCGCCGTGAAATTCGCGGTGGCGCCCTCCATCATTTTTTGGTGGCTTGGATTCAGCACAATGGCCACTTCCGGCGGGGTATAATTACGATTCAAAGCAAACGCCTTAAGCCCGTTGTTCGAATCGAGCGCGAACACAAAATTCGTTCCGACCGCGGTGGCGGCGGTGCCGTTCCCATTGTCGTTCTTCACCCAATACGCCTCTTGATCGCTCAAGGCTGGACCGCTGGCCAGATCGCTGATGTCGTACAGGCGTACGGTGTCGTTGGGTGATTCCAACGCCACCCCGGCCAGGAATTTTTGGGCGGTATCGGTCGCAATGCCTCGGACCGAATTGGGGATTTGCGGATCGCTGTAGGTGTGAAGGACCTGTCCGGTGCCGGCGTCCGCGTCGAACTCGATCAGATACAACGGTCCGTTGCCGGTCTTGGCCCAGAAGGTGTTTTCACCCGGACCAAAGGCCAGTCCCAGCGTGATCGCATTAAGATTATTTCCCGCGCCGGACACTTGGATTACGACCGGTGGAATTTCGGTTTGAAAGTCGTTACCGCTTTGAGTGCGGAGCAGGATGACATTGCTCCCGGTTGTCGTTCCAATCAGTATCTGGGTATCCGCACCCGCACCGCGCACCGCCAAATTGTCGCCATAACGCTTGTTCGTCTCAACGGGGTCACCAGGGTCGCCCCAGAACACCGCGAAGCCGGGCACATCCGGCGCATCACTGTCCCAGCGATAAATTTTGTAGCTGGGCGACGTGGCGTTGGCGGTGAGATTGGCGACATACACCACGCCATCTTCGGCCACGCCGACATGATTGATCGCGAACGTGCCATCCGCGACGCCGGTTAAATCGAGTGAATGTTTATACGCCCCCGTGAGCGCGTCCAATACCACCACTTGGTTGGAAGGCGTGCGGCACACCACGAGCAAATTGGTGGTCAACTCGTTGAAAGCGAGACCGCGTTCCGCATTGCCGGTGGAAATGTAAGGGCGATCCCCCGGCAGAATATTCCAGATGTTGACCATCTGTTCGGTGTTCTGGACGGGCACAACCGAGAGAACCGCCGCCGCGCTGGTGGCGCTGCCCGACGCATTGCTGAGGCGCAAGGCGTAACTGCCGACGTTTGCCAACGTCACGTTACGCAGCGTCAACAGATTGCCATGCACGCCGACGACATCCGGGCTTTCCACCAATTCCAATCCTTCAAACAGCCATTGCCGGCTAACGTCAGGCGAAGCCCAACCGTCAGCTTGGAAAGTGACGGTGGCGGTTTGCATGACGTTCCGACTCGCGGGTTGCAGCGTGAATTGAATCGGCAGATCGCCGGTGGCGGGCACGATGGCGATGGCGTTGAAGAAGCCGCGCATTTCCACCCCCACGTCGCCTTCACTGGCCACGAAGAGGGATTCACCGACGCCAATCGTTATGGTAATCACCCCGAAGTTATCCCCTTCCACAAAACCGGCGGTGATGGCCGGTCGGGTATTGGCCACGACCACGTTGAGATCGCTCAAAGTAAAAGCGTAGGTATCGGAACTGGCCCCGGTCCTGGCGTAAAATCGCAGCCCTGCGATTTCAGCAGTGTTGGAATTCCGGCCATGCACCACGATGCGGTAGGTCCCGGCGGGCAATCCATCCACGCGCATTCCGAGCGCGAGGTTGTTCGTGCCTCCCGCCCCGCCAAAAATTCCGTCGCGCACCGGACTGCCCGCGGCGTAAATCCCCGAGTTGAGCACCGTCCCCAAGGCGCTTACGGAATAACCATCGTCGTTAAAATCAATAATGTCATTGCCCTCCGGCCCATCGGCGAAGCTGCGTCCGAGATTCAACGTCACGCCAACAGCGGCTGAACCATCGCTGTAAACCAAACTCGCGGTGTCGGCGACGATCTGATTCCACTCCGCTTCCGCAGCGGGGACGATTCCGGCCGCGTGGGCGGGATCAAGCAAGCGCGCCGCACCGGTGGAGGGCGTGGCGCCAAAATCCAATAAGAGCGCCGGCGCGGCGAACGCGCCGTTAAAAGCACCCAGGGCGAGGGCACTCAGCAGCCCCAACGCGGACGAGGAATAAGATCGGAAAATTTTCATAACAGCTCTTTCGATTTGTTGTCTAGGTGAATGGATTGACTTGATGGGAAACTGATCCGAGACGATTGCACCGCCGCGCGGCCAGTCGGCTTGGGTCACCTCTCACATTCTGATGCCGATCTTAATAATACCCGATTTGATCGTCAACGGAGAAGAACACCGCGCCGCTTCGCTCGCGTTGCTCACGAATTGCCGACCCCGCAATTCCGTGTTTATACTTCGGCGGTTTTCGCGGATGAAAGTTGACCGATTCAATGATGCGTCATGGGACGATCCTATTTATTTGAATGTTCCAAATGCGGTTATCGCGCCACGGTGTCCGGCCGCCGCGATCACGGCCCGCACCTTGCCGTGCAAACCATTCACTGTCTTGATTGCCGCGAATTGTATGATGCGGTCATCAAGTTAAAAGTGCCGGCCAGCCCCGCTTCCAA comes from the Verrucomicrobiia bacterium genome and includes:
- a CDS encoding DUF4623 domain-containing protein, which codes for MKIFRSYSSSALGLLSALALGAFNGAFAAPALLLDFGATPSTGAARLLDPAHAAGIVPAAEAEWNQIVADTASLVYSDGSAAVGVTLNLGRSFADGPEGNDIIDFNDDGYSVSALGTVLNSGIYAAGSPVRDGIFGGAGGTNNLALGMRVDGLPAGTYRIVVHGRNSNTAEIAGLRFYARTGASSDTYAFTLSDLNVVVANTRPAITAGFVEGDNFGVITITIGVGESLFVASEGDVGVEMRGFFNAIAIVPATGDLPIQFTLQPASRNVMQTATVTFQADGWASPDVSRQWLFEGLELVESPDVVGVHGNLLTLRNVTLANVGSYALRLSNASGSATSAAAVLSVVPVQNTEQMVNIWNILPGDRPYISTGNAERGLAFNELTTNLLVVCRTPSNQVVVLDALTGAYKHSLDLTGVADGTFAINHVGVAEDGVVYVANLTANATSPSYKIYRWDSDAPDVPGFAVFWGDPGDPVETNKRYGDNLAVRGAGADTQILIGTTTGSNVILLRTQSGNDFQTEIPPVVIQVSGAGNNLNAITLGLAFGPGENTFWAKTGNGPLYLIEFDADAGTGQVLHTYSDPQIPNSVRGIATDTAQKFLAGVALESPNDTVRLYDISDLASGPALSDQEAYWVKNDNGNGTAATAVGTNFVFALDSNNGLKAFALNRNYTPPEVAIVLNPSHQKMMEGATANFTAQASSAAPLNYQWRRDGIDLVNDGRISGADTDTLVIRNVTLADAGAYNLFVSNELGTATSYAGILTVSPTFNTAQMTNLWNLEPGSRSYLGAATATERGLAYNPISDSLLLVSRLPADPALVVLDAQTGAEKHFLDTAGIPGTVGGVSLGLNIVGVAADGAVYGGSVTVKPSTTPFDLYRWSDDTAAATRTLVFSGDPLAAVEPDLGWGDAMAVRGSGPDTQILVAPRAGTSVALLRTASGMDFQYEVPPLAITVTGVASAFGQWGLAFGPGTNTFWAKGPQTPTYLIQFDWETGQGTVLYSYLNPTPGNFRGINVSADQKFLAGLATDLSPNVQLYAVADLNAGPILRDQEVFATRNANITLGGVGTTAFGGNYLFALDTNNGLKAFHIDPNYQPQLGAFAITSIGASGQAVVLTWSSVANRTYQVQSRATLTEGWSNLGAPIIATGATTSFTNTISDSSRFYRVSGQ